One window of Sporocytophaga myxococcoides DSM 11118 genomic DNA carries:
- a CDS encoding MFS transporter, whose product MGATLRSLRGLDCLSFFLANVRDGLGPYLAIYLLTEKNWNAADIGLIMGLPGFIRILVQTPSGAWIDKTHHKRKLIVFSSLMIGIACLIDVISPSFMIICISQCIIGLATSVYTPTVAAITLGMVGYERLAKRIGRNESFNHIGNVLNALLAGIIGYYMFLEGIFYLVTLMAIASSISVLMIKKSDIDHSLARGAKDESNIQHKPIGYTEIVREKNIIILLVTVTLFGFCNGSMMTLVGQKIATTEKESAYIFMSCCIIIAQLVMIIMARLSGKLSANRKRKSIFMVSFLILPLRALLVTLTADPVYLTITQLFDGIAGGIFGVMVIIIIADLTEGTGRFNFIQGVVTACIGIGTGLSAYITGQISNLFGYNNCFVVLSVASLFTLIFVVYYMPETKDIRKLAVGLR is encoded by the coding sequence ATGGGAGCTACATTGAGGAGTTTGAGAGGACTGGATTGCCTAAGCTTTTTTTTAGCCAATGTGCGTGACGGTTTAGGACCATACCTTGCCATTTACCTGTTGACTGAAAAAAACTGGAATGCAGCAGACATAGGACTGATCATGGGTTTACCGGGATTCATAAGAATATTAGTACAAACTCCTTCCGGTGCCTGGATAGATAAAACTCATCATAAAAGAAAACTTATTGTTTTCTCTTCCCTTATGATCGGAATTGCCTGTCTGATTGATGTGATTTCACCAAGCTTTATGATTATTTGCATATCACAATGTATTATAGGGCTGGCCACTTCTGTCTATACCCCAACCGTAGCAGCCATAACCCTTGGCATGGTAGGTTATGAACGACTGGCCAAACGTATAGGGAGGAATGAATCTTTTAATCACATTGGGAATGTGCTTAACGCTTTACTTGCGGGTATTATAGGTTATTATATGTTTCTGGAAGGAATATTCTATCTGGTTACCTTAATGGCTATAGCCAGCAGTATTTCTGTATTGATGATTAAAAAAAGTGACATAGATCATTCTCTTGCAAGAGGTGCCAAAGATGAAAGTAATATCCAACACAAACCAATCGGATATACAGAAATTGTAAGAGAAAAAAATATTATAATACTCCTGGTCACAGTTACCCTTTTCGGATTCTGCAATGGTTCTATGATGACTTTGGTAGGGCAGAAAATTGCTACGACGGAAAAAGAAAGTGCTTATATCTTTATGTCCTGCTGTATTATTATCGCACAATTGGTAATGATTATAATGGCCAGGCTTTCCGGAAAGCTTTCTGCAAACAGAAAAAGGAAAAGCATTTTTATGGTTTCATTTTTAATACTACCATTAAGGGCATTATTAGTGACTTTAACTGCAGATCCTGTTTATTTGACAATAACACAATTATTTGATGGTATCGCTGGAGGGATTTTTGGTGTAATGGTCATCATTATTATAGCTGATCTTACAGAAGGAACCGGAAGGTTTAACTTTATCCAGGGTGTAGTAACTGCCTGCATTGGCATAGGAACTGGCCTCAGTGCTTATATAACCGGTCAAATTTCCAATCTATTCGGTTACAACAATTGCTTTGTTGTTCTCTCAGTTGCCTCTCTTTTCACACTTATATTTGTGGTTTATTACATGCCAGAAACTAAGGATATAAGAAAATTGGCAGTTGGACTCAGATAA